One part of the Hippoglossus hippoglossus isolate fHipHip1 chromosome 11, fHipHip1.pri, whole genome shotgun sequence genome encodes these proteins:
- the sfpq gene encoding splicing factor, proline- and glutamine-rich isoform X2, with the protein MSRFHNNRGGLGMNHFQARRGGGPGGPIRGGLMGNPNFRNHPFQNQNQNRRGQNNNFNKPNNQGPQITPQKNLPIIPPPTPGPALTMKGPMQQQQPPPQQQQQKPPPPQQQPPPTPRPSPRSGPHQGQRTTPYQGHRGAPPPSKFKQEREEQEKRSSNTNSAEGSAPQEGFKATLSMLLKPGEKTYTQRCRLFIGNLPSDITEEQFKKLFAKYGEPSEVFINKGKGFGFIRLESRALAEIAKAELDDTPMRGRPLRVRFATHSAALSVKNLSSFVSNELLEEAFSQFGMVERAIVIVDDRGRSSGKGIVEFASKPAARKALDRCNEGVFLLTTSPRPVIVEPLEQFDDEDGLPEKLAQKNPRYQAEREEPPRFARPGTFEFEYSKRWKSLDEMEKQQRQQVEKNMREAREKLESEMEDAYHEHQANLLRQDLLRRQEELRRMEEVHSQEMQKRKEMQLRQEEERRRREEEMLRKREMEEQMHRQREENYRMGNFIDREREMRMNPGVAMGMGEMPFGAAGQKFGMGFEGQQGMGPSAGGLMGNEMRNERFAQGGPRGMGPGNPGYGRVREEFDGPAKKPRF; encoded by the exons ATGTCTCGATTTCACAACAATCGCGGCGGACTCGGGATGAATCACTTCCAGGCCCGCAGAGGCGGTGGACCCGGCGGCCCGATACGAGGCGGACTGATGGGGAACCCGAACTTCAGGAACCATCCCTTTCAAAACCAGAACCAGAATCGAAGgggacaaaacaacaacttcaaCAAACCGAACAACCAAGGACCACAGATCACCCCCCAGAAGAACCTgcccatcatccctccaccgaCTCCCGGCCCGGCCCTCACCATGAAAGGCcccatgcagcagcagcagccgccgccg cagcagcagcagcaaaagccgccgccgccgcagcagcagccgccacCAACACCACGTCCGAGCCCGAGGTCTGGGCCTCACCAGGGCCAGAGGACCACCCCATACCAGGGCCATAGGGGGGCACCGCCGCCGAGCAAGTTCAAGCAAGAgcgggaggagcaggagaaacgTTCCTCAAACACGAACTCAGCGGAGGGCAGCGCACCACAG GAGGGATTCAAGGCGACACTGTCCATGCTGCTGAAACCTGGTGAGAAGACATACACTCAGCGGTGTCGTCTGTTCATCGGTAACCTGCCCAGCGACATCACAGAGGAGCAATTCAAGAAGCTGTTCGCAAAGTATGGAGAGCCCAGCGAGGTCTTCATCAACAAAGGCAAAGGCTTTGGTTTCATCCGGCTG GAGTCCCGTGCACTTGCAGAGATCGCCAAGGCAGAGTTAGATGACACACCAATGAGAGGCAGGCCTTTGCGTGTCCGGTTCGCCACGCACTCCGCAGCCCTGTCTGTGAAGAACCTGTCATCGTTTGTCTCCAACGAGCTCCTGGAAGAGGCGTTCTCACAGTTTGGAATGGTCGAGAGGGCCATTGTCATTGTAGACGATCGTGGGCGCTCCTCGGGCAAGGGCATTGTAGAGTTTGCCTCCAAACCTGCTGCCAGGAAGGCTCTGGACAGGTGCAACGAAGGTGTCTTCCTTCTCACAAC GTCACCTCGGCCTGTTATTGTCGAGCCTCTGGAGCAGTTTGATGATGAAGACGGTCTCCCAGAAAAACTGGCACAGAAGAATCCCAGATATCAAGC AGAGCGTGAGGAGCCTCCTCGCTTCGCTCGTCCCGGCACTTTCGAGTTTGAGTACTCCAAGCGCTGGAAGTCACTTGATGAaatggagaagcagcagaggcagcaggtggagaagaaCATGCGCGAGGCCCGCGAGAAGCTTGAGAGCGAGATGGAGGATGCCTACCATGAGCACCAGGCCAATCTACTCCGACAGG ATCTGCTGAGGCGACAGGAGGAACTTCGACGCATGGAGGAGGTACACAGTCAGGAAATgcagaagaggaaggaaatgcAGCTCAG aCAAGAGGAAGAACGACgtcggagggaggaggagatgcttcgtaagagagagatggaggaacaGATGCACCGTCAGCGTGAGGAGAACTACAGGATGGGCAACTTCATTGAT agggagagggaaatgAGGATGAATCCCGGTGTAGCTATGGGCATGGGAG AAATGCCCTTCGGTGCAGCCGGTCAGAAGTTTGGAATGGGCTTTGAGGGACAGCAGGGAATGGGGCCGTCCGCAGGAGGCCTGATGGGCAACGAAATG CGCAATGAGCGCTTCGCCCAAGGCGGTCCTAGGGGAATGGGTCCTGGCAACCCTGGGTACGGCAGGGTTCGGGAGGAGTTTGATGGTCCTGCTAAGAAACCCCGTTTTTAA
- the sfpq gene encoding splicing factor, proline- and glutamine-rich isoform X1, protein MSRFHNNRGGLGMNHFQARRGGGPGGPIRGGLMGNPNFRNHPFQNQNQNRRGQNNNFNKPNNQGPQITPQKNLPIIPPPTPGPALTMKGPMQQQQPPPAPQPPKPATPTPQVIIKTSPQKPILASPPPIQANKNQTPELKSPVGNTNGQPQQQQQQKPPPPQQQPPPTPRPSPRSGPHQGQRTTPYQGHRGAPPPSKFKQEREEQEKRSSNTNSAEGSAPQEGFKATLSMLLKPGEKTYTQRCRLFIGNLPSDITEEQFKKLFAKYGEPSEVFINKGKGFGFIRLESRALAEIAKAELDDTPMRGRPLRVRFATHSAALSVKNLSSFVSNELLEEAFSQFGMVERAIVIVDDRGRSSGKGIVEFASKPAARKALDRCNEGVFLLTTSPRPVIVEPLEQFDDEDGLPEKLAQKNPRYQAEREEPPRFARPGTFEFEYSKRWKSLDEMEKQQRQQVEKNMREAREKLESEMEDAYHEHQANLLRQDLLRRQEELRRMEEVHSQEMQKRKEMQLRQEEERRRREEEMLRKREMEEQMHRQREENYRMGNFIDREREMRMNPGVAMGMGEMPFGAAGQKFGMGFEGQQGMGPSAGGLMGNEMRNERFAQGGPRGMGPGNPGYGRVREEFDGPAKKPRF, encoded by the exons ATGTCTCGATTTCACAACAATCGCGGCGGACTCGGGATGAATCACTTCCAGGCCCGCAGAGGCGGTGGACCCGGCGGCCCGATACGAGGCGGACTGATGGGGAACCCGAACTTCAGGAACCATCCCTTTCAAAACCAGAACCAGAATCGAAGgggacaaaacaacaacttcaaCAAACCGAACAACCAAGGACCACAGATCACCCCCCAGAAGAACCTgcccatcatccctccaccgaCTCCCGGCCCGGCCCTCACCATGAAAGGCcccatgcagcagcagcagccgccgccggCCCCGCAGCCGCCGAAGCCGGCCACCCCCACTCCTCAAGTCATCATCAAGACCTCACCGCAGAAACCCATCCTGGCCTCCCCTCCACCCATCCAGGCCAACAAGAACCAGACCCCGGAGCTGAAGTCCCCGGTAGGAAATACTAACGgacaaccacagcagcagcagcagcaaaagccgccgccgccgcagcagcagccgccacCAACACCACGTCCGAGCCCGAGGTCTGGGCCTCACCAGGGCCAGAGGACCACCCCATACCAGGGCCATAGGGGGGCACCGCCGCCGAGCAAGTTCAAGCAAGAgcgggaggagcaggagaaacgTTCCTCAAACACGAACTCAGCGGAGGGCAGCGCACCACAG GAGGGATTCAAGGCGACACTGTCCATGCTGCTGAAACCTGGTGAGAAGACATACACTCAGCGGTGTCGTCTGTTCATCGGTAACCTGCCCAGCGACATCACAGAGGAGCAATTCAAGAAGCTGTTCGCAAAGTATGGAGAGCCCAGCGAGGTCTTCATCAACAAAGGCAAAGGCTTTGGTTTCATCCGGCTG GAGTCCCGTGCACTTGCAGAGATCGCCAAGGCAGAGTTAGATGACACACCAATGAGAGGCAGGCCTTTGCGTGTCCGGTTCGCCACGCACTCCGCAGCCCTGTCTGTGAAGAACCTGTCATCGTTTGTCTCCAACGAGCTCCTGGAAGAGGCGTTCTCACAGTTTGGAATGGTCGAGAGGGCCATTGTCATTGTAGACGATCGTGGGCGCTCCTCGGGCAAGGGCATTGTAGAGTTTGCCTCCAAACCTGCTGCCAGGAAGGCTCTGGACAGGTGCAACGAAGGTGTCTTCCTTCTCACAAC GTCACCTCGGCCTGTTATTGTCGAGCCTCTGGAGCAGTTTGATGATGAAGACGGTCTCCCAGAAAAACTGGCACAGAAGAATCCCAGATATCAAGC AGAGCGTGAGGAGCCTCCTCGCTTCGCTCGTCCCGGCACTTTCGAGTTTGAGTACTCCAAGCGCTGGAAGTCACTTGATGAaatggagaagcagcagaggcagcaggtggagaagaaCATGCGCGAGGCCCGCGAGAAGCTTGAGAGCGAGATGGAGGATGCCTACCATGAGCACCAGGCCAATCTACTCCGACAGG ATCTGCTGAGGCGACAGGAGGAACTTCGACGCATGGAGGAGGTACACAGTCAGGAAATgcagaagaggaaggaaatgcAGCTCAG aCAAGAGGAAGAACGACgtcggagggaggaggagatgcttcgtaagagagagatggaggaacaGATGCACCGTCAGCGTGAGGAGAACTACAGGATGGGCAACTTCATTGAT agggagagggaaatgAGGATGAATCCCGGTGTAGCTATGGGCATGGGAG AAATGCCCTTCGGTGCAGCCGGTCAGAAGTTTGGAATGGGCTTTGAGGGACAGCAGGGAATGGGGCCGTCCGCAGGAGGCCTGATGGGCAACGAAATG CGCAATGAGCGCTTCGCCCAAGGCGGTCCTAGGGGAATGGGTCCTGGCAACCCTGGGTACGGCAGGGTTCGGGAGGAGTTTGATGGTCCTGCTAAGAAACCCCGTTTTTAA